The segment GTGATCACCACGTAGTCGAGGCGGCCGTGGCCCGTAAGCGAGAGGTACTTCTGCACCTCGTAGTAACGCTGGGTGTAGATGTTCGACAGGGTGTTCTCCTGGCCGTCCACCACGCCCTGCTGCAACGCCTGGTAAACCTCGGAGAAGGCCAGCGGCACGGCGGTGGCACCCAGCGCCTTCATCTGCGCCTCGAGCACGCCCGAGGTCTGGGTGCGGAACTTCAGCCCCTTGAAGTCCGCGGGACGGCGCAGCGGCTTGTTGGCGGTGAAGTGCTTGAAGCCGTTGGGCCAGAAGCCCAGGCCCACCAACCCGGCCTTTTCAAGGCTGGTCAGCAGCTTCTGCGCCGCATCCGACTGGGTGAACTTCTTGAAGTGGTCGTTGTCGCGGAACAGGTAGGGCATGTCCACGAACTGGAAGGCCGGGTTGTAGCCCTTCAGCTTGGTGGCCGAGGGAACGAGCAGCTGGATGTTGTTGAAAATAAGCGCGTTCAGGCCTTCTGCGTTATCTTTATACAGCTGGCTCGAGGGGTAGAGCTCGACCTTCATGGCCCCGCCCGATGCCTTCTCCACGTACTCTTTGAAGGCCTGGGCCGCCTTGCCCTTGGGCGTGTTCAACGTGGTGACGAAGGAGAACTTGATGGTGACGGGCTTGACCGCCAGCGCCATGGGCGCCAGCGCGGCCAGGGCGAGGGCTCCTACCAGGATGCTAATTCGCTTGAACATGTGCTTCACCTCCGCTGCAAAAGTTATACCTACACGAGGTATTCTACGTATATTCCGCATCCGAGCTCAAGGGCATTTGGCCCACGTTTTTCCGATGGCAGCGGTGAATTCCGTTGTGTTTAGGTAATGCGAATCACATTCCTGCCCTTGCCCGGTTCGGCTAGACTGAGCAGCATGACCCCTGGCGCCGCGGCGCTGCTACGCCTTGCCCTGTGGGCCCTGCCGCTGGTGCTGGGCTACCTCGCCGGACGAAGCTGGGGGCGCTTTCGCGTCTTGGGCGGGCTCCTTCTGGGAGCCCTGGCGATCGGCGCACTGGTCAAGCCCTTTCCCCTGGGATGGGTGCTGATCGTGCTCGGGTTCCTGGGGGGCGTGCCCCTGGGGCGAAGGTAGGGCGGGCTACCCGGGCTCGGCGCGGGCGCGCGCATAATGTTCCCTGTGAACGTCCTGGGAATTTCCGGAAGCCTGCGCGCGGCCAGCACCGCGCGCGCCGCGCTGACGCTGGCGCTCGAGGGCGCCGCCGCGGCCGGCGCCGAAACCGAGCTGCTCGACCTGCGCGAGCTCGATCTGCCCCTCTACGACGACGATCAAGCCCGCTACACGGCGGCGAACCGTGCGGCCGTCGCCCGCCTGCAGGCGGCCGCCGAAGCGGCCGACGCCTTCGTCCTCGCCTCCCCCGAGTACCACGGCGGACCCAGCGGCGTCCTCAAGAACGCCCTCGACCACCTGACGGGCCGCCACTTCCGCGGCAAGGCCGCGGGCCTCGTCACCGTGGCCGGGGGCCGGGTCAGCCCCGTCACCACCGCCCACGTGCTGCGCATCGTGCTGCGCCAGCTGCACGCCTACGTGGTACCCCAGCAGGTGGCCCTGCCCGAGGCGGAAAAGCTCTTCGACGCCGCCGGGCGCCTGACCGACGCGGAGCAGGCCCGGCGCCTGCACGAACTGGGGGCCGAGGTGGTGCGGCTGGCCCGGGCGCTGGCTCATTCGAGCTGAGTCCGCACCCGCAGCGCCAGCACGTAGACCCCGGCCACAAAGAACAGCGACGCCTCCGCCGCCAGCGCCGCGAGCAAGGCCGCATCGCCAGTCCGCAGCACTTCGCTCGCCAGGGTGACGGGGTTGACGAGCAGCAGCGCGCGCAACCAGGGATCCAGGCTATCCATGGGCACATAAACGCTGCTGAGGTACTGCAAGATAGAGCTTATGAGGATGGTCAGGATCGACATCTTGGTGATGTCGCGCACCAGGATCGAGAGCGCCGCCAGCAAGCCGCTGGTGGCGACGGTGAGCAGAAACAGCACCAGGGCGGTCACGGAGTTGAGCAGCGCCAGGCTGCGCAATATCCAGACGACCGAAAACGCCAACGTGGCCGCAGCGACGATCAGCCCCATGGTTACGCCCATGACCAGCTTGACGGCCACCACCTGCCGCACCGAAAGCGGCAGACTGAGCCAGTAGCGCAGCGGTTGGTGCGAAAGGCCGAGCACCACGGTGATGGTCCCCAGGCTGGCGGCGGTGACGGTGGAAAAGGGAACCCAACCCAGCACGAAGAACCGCTGCGCCGCTTTTCCACCAAAGGCACCGAACCCTAGCGACACCATGAACAGCCCAAGCGTGGCCGAAAACATGTACGGCAACCAAAGCTCCCACCGCCGTACGGCGCTGCCTGCTTCGTAACGGGCGACAATCAGCAGCTCATGTAGCGGCACGCCGTACTAGGCCTCCTCCGAAACCCCGAGCACCTGCACGTCGTGCTCCACCAGCAGCTTCAGCAGCTCGGGCAGCACCCCCTTGTTGTCGCTGGTCTCCAGCCGCAGGCGGCAACGCTCGAACAGGGCCTCCATTGAGATCGGCACACCCCCGCCCGCCCCGGCTTCGGGCAGGCCGGCGCTTGCGACTTCGTCCTCCACGAAAACCACGCCCTTGAAGAGCTCCGGCGGGATGCCCAACCGCTTCAAAACTTCGGGGTTGGGCTCGACCTCGTAGCCGATTACGGATCGGATGGCCTTGATCTTGGCGTCGAGCTCCGGCTTCCAGGTGCTCAACTCCAGCTCCAGCTTCTGCACTTCTCCCGCCATTAGCGCGCTCCTTTCTTTGAGCTCGTCGAAATCGACCACCCGATCCACCATGGATAGGAGTTCGCGGTCGTGGGTGACGATAACGACGGTTGCGGTTCGGTCGCGCAACCGCTTCAGTTCAGTTTCGAGCAGCTCGATCCCCGAGCGGTCGAGGCCGGCGGTAGGCTCGTCGAAAAAATAAACGTCGGCGTCCTGCATCAGCGCCTTAACCAGCTCGGCGCGCTTCTGCTGCCGCCCGACATGTGAAAGGGCGTGGCGTCGAGCGGAACCTCGAAGCGATCCACCAGCTCGCCGATACGTTTGCGGGGAACGCGGAAAAGCGCTGCGTGCAAACCCAGTGTGCGCCGAACCGGATAACTGGAATCCAGGGAAATGTCCTGGAAGGCCACGGCCACCCGCCGGCGCACCTGCGGGCTGCGGTAGGGGTCGCGGCCCAACAGCCGCACCCGTCCCGCATCGGGCTGCAACACACCAATCATGGTCTGCAGGAGCGTGCTCTTTCCGCTG is part of the Oceanithermus desulfurans genome and harbors:
- a CDS encoding NADPH-dependent FMN reductase encodes the protein MNVLGISGSLRAASTARAALTLALEGAAAAGAETELLDLRELDLPLYDDDQARYTAANRAAVARLQAAAEAADAFVLASPEYHGGPSGVLKNALDHLTGRHFRGKAAGLVTVAGGRVSPVTTAHVLRIVLRQLHAYVVPQQVALPEAEKLFDAAGRLTDAEQARRLHELGAEVVRLARALAHSS
- a CDS encoding ABC transporter permease, whose translation is MPLHELLIVARYEAGSAVRRWELWLPYMFSATLGLFMVSLGFGAFGGKAAQRFFVLGWVPFSTVTAASLGTITVVLGLSHQPLRYWLSLPLSVRQVVAVKLVMGVTMGLIVAAATLAFSVVWILRSLALLNSVTALVLFLLTVATSGLLAALSILVRDITKMSILTILISSILQYLSSVYVPMDSLDPWLRALLLVNPVTLASEVLRTGDAALLAALAAEASLFFVAGVYVLALRVRTQLE
- a CDS encoding TRAP transporter substrate-binding protein yields the protein MFKRISILVGALALAALAPMALAVKPVTIKFSFVTTLNTPKGKAAQAFKEYVEKASGGAMKVELYPSSQLYKDNAEGLNALIFNNIQLLVPSATKLKGYNPAFQFVDMPYLFRDNDHFKKFTQSDAAQKLLTSLEKAGLVGLGFWPNGFKHFTANKPLRRPADFKGLKFRTQTSGVLEAQMKALGATAVPLAFSEVYQALQQGVVDGQENTLSNIYTQRYYEVQKYLSLTGHGRLDYVVITNKIFLNSLDPEQKKIFMDGIAHANDVAFEEAVKLNADALAKLSELMEVVKLSDEDRAAMEAAMKPVYDEYGPKVGWDLINAIKALK
- a CDS encoding ATP-binding cassette domain-containing protein; the protein is MLEVRAVVKRRAWRHPVSLAVEKGEHVAIVGRNGSGKSTLLQTMIGVLQPDAGRVRLLGRDPYRSPQVRRRVAVAFQDISLDSSYPVRRTLGLHAALFRVPRKRIGELVDRFEVPLDATPFHMSGGSRSAPSWLRR